The sequence below is a genomic window from Lysobacter capsici.
CAGGTCGCGCGCCAGTCGCGCAGGAACGCCCACACCACCAGCAGCGCCAGCAGCGCGCCTTCCCACAGCATCGTCATCGACGAATCGTAGGAGCGATGGGTCTCGTCGATGGCGGTGGTGACCAGGCGGAAGTCGATGCCCGGATGGCTCGCCTTGAGCTGGTCCAGGGCCGCATGCACGCCTGCTTCGACTTTCACCTCGCTCGAACCGCGCGTGCGCGACATCGAGAATGCGACCACGTCGCGGCCATCGAGCAAGGCGACCTGGGTCGGATCGGCGGCGGCATCGCTGACCTTGGCCAGGGCCGACAAGCGCACCGAGCGGCCGTCGGGCAGGCTGATCGAATAGTCGCGCAGCGACTGCGCGTTGCCGACCGTACCGAGGGTGCGGATGGTCTGCTGGCTGCGGTCGAGTTCGGCCTTGCCGCCGGCGCGTTCGACCTGGATCTGCGCCAGCTGCCGCGACACATCGCCGGCGGTGACGCCGAAGGCGAGCAGGGCGTTGGGATCCAGATCGACCCGCACCTGGCGCTCGACGCCACCGACGCGGGTGACGCGGGCCACGCCCGGCACGCCGTACATGGCGCGCGAGACTTGCCGGTCGACGAACCAGCTGGCTTCATCGGCGGTCATCTGCGGTGCGACCAGCGCGTAGGTCATCAACGAGCCGCCGATATCGACCTTCGAGATCACCGGTTCCTGGATGTCCTGCGGCAGATCGGTGCGGATGCGCGTCACCGCATCGCGGGTGTCGTCCAGCGCGGTGGCCAGATCGGCTTCGAGATTGAATTCGATCGTGGTGGTGCTGACGCCTTCGCTGACCGTGGAGATCACGCGTTTGACGTTGTTGACGGTCGCAACCGAGTCTTCGACCTTGCGCGTGACCTCGGCTTCGAGCTGGCTCGGCGACGCGCCCGGCTGAGTGACGGTGACCGTGGTCATCGGGAAGGCGATATCGGGAAAGCGCGCCACCGGCAGCTTGAAGAAGCCCCACAGGCCGGCCACGCACAGCACGAAGAACAGCATGATCGCCGGCAGCGGGCGGCGGATCGCCCAGGCGGAAAAATTCATGGCGTGCTCGTCTCCGCGGCCGGCGCCTTGCTCGCCGCCCGGCTTGCCGACTGGCTCGCCGGCACCACGCGCACGCGGTCGCCGTCGCCGAGGAAGCCCGCGCCTTCGGCGACGACTTGCTGGCCTTCTTTCAGGCCTTCGATGATTTCGATCCGGCCTTGCGCGGTCTGACCGGTGCGCACGCGCAGGCGCTGCACGGTCTGCTTGTCCTTCACCGTGAACACGTAGCTGTGGCCGTCGCGCTGCACGACTGCGGCGCTGGGCACCATCAGGGCGCGCCCTGCGCCGGTGACGATGCGGCCTTCGACATACACGCCCGGCTTGAGTGCGCCGGGTTCGGGAAGATCGGCATAGACCGTGCCGGTGCGGGTCTGCGCATCGACGCCCGGGCTGACCGCGCGAATGCGGCCGCTGACGGTGCCGCCGGCATACGGCAGTTCGACGGTGTTGCCGATTCTCACGCCGGACAACTGGTCTTCCGGCAATTCGGCGCGCCATTCCAGGCGTCCGTCGCGGATCAGGCGCAGCAGTTCGTTGCCCGCGGCGACCACTTGCCCCGGCTGCACCAGTCGCTTGGAGATGATGCCGTCGGCGGGCGCGCGCAGTTCGGCAAAATCGCGACGTAGTTGCGCCGCGTCGCGAGCGGCGCGGGCGGTGGCGACCTGCGCTTCGGCTTGCACGCGGGTCGCGCGCAACTCATCCAGACTGCTCGCGCTGACCAACTGGGTGGCGGCCAGTTTCGCGCCGCGCTCGTAGTTGACCTGCGCCAGCGTCAACGACGCCTGCGCCTGCTTCAACGAGGCATCGGCCTGCGCCAGTTCGCTGTCGAGGGTGCGATGGTCCAGTTCCAGCAGCACCTGGCCCCGGCTGACCGCCTGGCCGACGTCGACCCGCAACGCGGTCACCCGCTGGCCGCTGAGTTCGACGCCCAACTGCATTTCCTCGAACGCCGACACCGGTCCGGACACCAGCACGTTGCGCGCCAGTGGCTGCGACTGGGCCGGCGCCAGCGACACCGAAAGCCCCGACGCGCCGGCCGCGGCGGCTTGTTCTTCCTTGGCGCCTGAGCACGCCGCCAGCCAGGAACACATAACGACCACTGCTAACCAACGCGGAACAACTGCGCGCATGGAGGATTCCGTAAAGAGTATGAAGACAGTGGGGCGAGCGCCACGCGCATCGGTGGCTGCCGGGCGAGCCGATGTCGCCCGTGTTCGCCAGGGCGGATGGTCGTCAGCCTAGGAGCGCGACTTTAAGAGTTGATTAAAGCGCGGGGCGGGGACCGGTAGGGAAGGACCTGCGGATGGTACTCGGTAGCGCGCCGCATTCGATCGCTTCGGTTTCGTGGTTGCGGACTCAGGTCAGGTGAAGCCCGCCGTCCACGTCGAGCACGACCCCGGTGACGAATCGATTGCGCACGAGGAACGCGATGGCATCGGCGACTTCGTCGGCCCGGCCCGCGCGCGCGAGCGGCGCCTTGCGGCTTTCGCGGTCGAACAGGCCGGCGGGTTTGTCGGCCCACCAGGGCGTATCGATCACGCCGGGTGCCACCGCATTCACCCGCAGCGGCGCAAGCTCGCGCGCCAGGGTCGCGACGAGGCGGTCGATGGCTGCGTTGATCGCCCCGAGTCCCGCCGTTCCGGGGTTGGCGAAGCGTCCCGAGGCCGCGGAGACGAAGGTGATCGAACCGTCTTTCGCCAGATGCGGCAGGGCCGCCTGCGCGCTGTTGAAATGCACCCAGAACTTGGCCTCGAAGCCGCGGCGCAGATCCTCCGGCGCGACCGCGGCGAACGGGCCGGCGCCGGCGCCGCCCGAGGCCGCAATCACCAGGTGGCCGATCGGAGCGAGCTTCGCGAAGAGCGTGTCCAATGACGCGCGATCGGCGGCGTCCGCGACGTCCCCTCGCGCACCGGGCCCGAGCTGGCGCAGGGCCTGATCGAGTTTTTCCCGATTCCGGCCGACGACGATCGTGGCCGTGCCTGAGCGCGAAAA
It includes:
- a CDS encoding efflux RND transporter periplasmic adaptor subunit, with amino-acid sequence MCSWLAACSGAKEEQAAAAGASGLSVSLAPAQSQPLARNVLVSGPVSAFEEMQLGVELSGQRVTALRVDVGQAVSRGQVLLELDHRTLDSELAQADASLKQAQASLTLAQVNYERGAKLAATQLVSASSLDELRATRVQAEAQVATARAARDAAQLRRDFAELRAPADGIISKRLVQPGQVVAAGNELLRLIRDGRLEWRAELPEDQLSGVRIGNTVELPYAGGTVSGRIRAVSPGVDAQTRTGTVYADLPEPGALKPGVYVEGRIVTGAGRALMVPSAAVVQRDGHSYVFTVKDKQTVQRLRVRTGQTAQGRIEIIEGLKEGQQVVAEGAGFLGDGDRVRVVPASQSASRAASKAPAAETSTP
- a CDS encoding SDR family oxidoreductase translates to MTASTPIVVIGGTSGIGLATAELFSRSGTATIVVGRNREKLDQALRQLGPGARGDVADAADRASLDTLFAKLAPIGHLVIAASGGAGAGPFAAVAPEDLRRGFEAKFWVHFNSAQAALPHLAKDGSITFVSAASGRFANPGTAGLGAINAAIDRLVATLARELAPLRVNAVAPGVIDTPWWADKPAGLFDRESRKAPLARAGRADEVADAIAFLVRNRFVTGVVLDVDGGLHLT